From Phenylobacterium montanum, the proteins below share one genomic window:
- a CDS encoding peroxiredoxin: MTIKVGDKLPAANFMTFTADGPAPLASDALFGGKTVALFAVPGAFTPTCSAKHLPGFKQHAAELKAKGVDTIACVSVNDVFVMKAWAKDQGITDEVVMLADGNGDFTRAIGLELDGSKFGMGSRSQRYSLVAKDGVVEQLNVEAGGEFKVSSADYLLEHL, encoded by the coding sequence ATGACGATCAAGGTCGGCGATAAATTGCCCGCGGCCAATTTCATGACCTTCACCGCCGACGGTCCGGCGCCCCTGGCCAGCGACGCCCTGTTCGGCGGCAAGACCGTGGCCCTGTTCGCTGTGCCCGGCGCCTTCACCCCCACCTGCTCGGCCAAGCACCTGCCCGGCTTCAAGCAGCATGCAGCGGAGCTGAAGGCCAAGGGCGTCGACACCATCGCCTGCGTGTCGGTCAACGACGTGTTCGTGATGAAGGCCTGGGCCAAGGACCAGGGCATCACCGACGAGGTGGTCATGCTGGCCGACGGCAACGGCGACTTCACCCGCGCCATCGGCCTGGAGCTGGACGGCTCCAAGTTCGGCATGGGCTCGCGCTCGCAGCGCTATTCCCTGGTGGCCAAGGACGGGGTGGTCGAACAGCTGAACGTCGAGGCCGGCGGCGAATTCAAGGTCTCGTCGGCGGACTACCTGCTGGAACACCTCTAG
- a CDS encoding cytochrome c oxidase assembly protein, protein MANGRVALICVGVFAAMTGAAFASVPLYRAFCQATGFSGNVPKASKAAGQVLDQKLTVSFDTNVRGLPWNFAPEQLHQTIKIGETGLAFFTVTNTSEQPLTGHAVYNVTPLQAGTYFRKLQCFCFTDQTIQAHQTIRFPVVYFVDPGFARDGDTKAFTDVTLSYTFYPATPKTAASAPKPQQGLGGPAGAGL, encoded by the coding sequence TTGGCCAACGGCCGGGTGGCGCTGATCTGCGTCGGCGTGTTCGCCGCCATGACCGGCGCGGCCTTCGCCTCGGTGCCGCTCTATCGCGCCTTCTGCCAGGCCACCGGCTTTTCCGGGAACGTGCCCAAGGCCAGCAAGGCCGCCGGCCAGGTGCTGGACCAGAAGCTGACGGTCAGCTTCGACACCAATGTCCGCGGCCTGCCCTGGAATTTCGCGCCCGAGCAGTTGCACCAGACGATCAAGATCGGCGAGACGGGCCTGGCCTTCTTCACCGTGACCAACACGTCCGAACAGCCGCTCACCGGCCACGCGGTCTACAATGTCACCCCGCTGCAGGCCGGGACCTATTTCCGCAAACTGCAGTGCTTCTGCTTCACCGACCAGACCATCCAGGCGCACCAGACCATCCGCTTCCCGGTGGTCTATTTCGTCGATCCCGGCTTCGCCAGGGACGGGGACACCAAGGCCTTCACCGACGTCACCCTGTCCTACACCTTCTATCCCGCCACGCCCAAGACCGCCGCATCCGCCCCAAAGCCCCAGCAGGGCCTTGGCGGACCGGCCGGAGCAGGGCTATAG
- a CDS encoding acyl-CoA dehydrogenase encodes MSFQAPVRDLLFTLKHVVEIGRLSQGGAFAELDEDTLAAVLEAAGQVTTDILAPLNRKGDQAGALYQNGKVTAAPGFADAYKAFAEGGWTSLSADPEFGGQGLPKVLELAVLEMVNAANMAFALCPILTQGAVEAIHAHGSDRQKALYLPNMISGTWTGAMNLTEPQSGSDLGTLTTRAEPDGNGGWLLHGQKIFITWGDHDAAENIVHLVLARLPGAPEGSRGISLFIAPKVLVNEDGSLGQPNALRAGSIEHKLGIHASPTCVMLFEGAKAELIGQPNKGLAHMFTMMNAARLNIGAQGVGIAERAYQQALAFTQERRQGRSPWSHDASAAIFDHPDVRRTLIAMKVRVEAARAICLLTALNADLAASAAEPEIRAAAKLREEVLTPIAKAWSSDIGVEVASMGLQLHGGMGFIEETGAAQHYRDARIAPIYEGTNGIQAIDLAGRKLGLEDGAGIAALIRDVDATVEALNESGDMEFDAIGHRLGHANRAFEAATSWLAERRGGPDALAGATPYLKLVGDVLGGWLLAKGALAASKDAGSVEDRRRRLLAGHYAETLLAQAPGYVASVTAGAEALHALTPEMLG; translated from the coding sequence ATGTCCTTCCAAGCCCCTGTACGGGATCTGCTGTTCACCCTGAAGCACGTGGTCGAGATCGGCCGGCTGAGCCAGGGCGGCGCCTTCGCCGAGCTGGACGAGGACACCCTGGCCGCAGTGCTGGAGGCGGCCGGCCAGGTGACCACTGACATCCTGGCCCCCCTGAACCGCAAGGGCGACCAGGCCGGCGCCCTTTATCAGAACGGCAAAGTCACCGCCGCACCCGGCTTCGCCGACGCCTACAAGGCCTTCGCCGAGGGCGGCTGGACCAGCCTGTCGGCCGATCCCGAGTTCGGCGGCCAGGGCCTGCCCAAGGTGCTGGAGCTGGCGGTGCTCGAGATGGTCAACGCCGCCAACATGGCCTTCGCCCTCTGCCCGATTCTGACCCAGGGCGCGGTCGAGGCGATCCACGCCCACGGCTCCGACCGGCAGAAGGCGCTCTACCTCCCCAACATGATCTCGGGAACCTGGACCGGGGCCATGAACCTGACCGAGCCCCAGTCGGGCTCGGACCTCGGCACGCTCACCACCCGCGCCGAACCGGACGGCAACGGCGGCTGGTTGCTGCACGGCCAGAAAATCTTCATCACCTGGGGCGACCACGACGCGGCCGAGAACATCGTCCACCTGGTGCTGGCCCGCCTGCCCGGCGCGCCCGAGGGCAGCCGCGGCATCTCCCTGTTCATCGCCCCCAAGGTGCTGGTGAACGAGGACGGCTCGCTGGGCCAGCCCAACGCCCTGCGGGCCGGAAGCATCGAGCATAAGCTGGGCATCCACGCCTCGCCCACCTGCGTCATGCTGTTCGAAGGCGCCAAGGCCGAGCTGATCGGCCAGCCCAACAAGGGCCTGGCGCACATGTTCACCATGATGAACGCCGCCCGGCTGAACATCGGGGCCCAGGGCGTCGGCATCGCCGAGCGCGCCTACCAGCAGGCCCTGGCCTTCACCCAGGAGCGCCGCCAGGGCCGCTCGCCCTGGTCGCACGACGCCTCGGCGGCGATCTTCGACCATCCCGACGTGCGCCGCACCCTGATCGCCATGAAGGTGCGGGTCGAGGCGGCGCGGGCCATCTGCCTGCTCACCGCCTTGAACGCCGACCTCGCCGCCTCGGCCGCCGAACCGGAGATCCGCGCCGCCGCCAAGCTGCGCGAGGAGGTCTTGACCCCCATCGCCAAGGCCTGGTCCAGCGACATCGGCGTGGAGGTCGCCTCCATGGGCCTGCAACTGCATGGCGGCATGGGCTTCATCGAGGAGACCGGCGCGGCCCAGCACTATCGCGACGCCCGCATCGCCCCGATCTACGAGGGCACCAACGGCATCCAGGCCATCGACCTGGCCGGCCGCAAGCTGGGCCTGGAGGACGGAGCCGGAATCGCCGCCCTGATCCGCGACGTCGACGCCACGGTTGAGGCCCTGAACGAGTCGGGCGACATGGAGTTCGACGCCATCGGCCATCGCCTGGGCCACGCCAACAGGGCCTTCGAGGCGGCGACATCCTGGCTGGCCGAGCGCCGCGGCGGGCCCGACGCCCTGGCCGGCGCCACGCCCTATCTGAAACTGGTGGGGGACGTCCTGGGCGGCTGGCTGCTGGCCAAGGGCGCCCTCGCGGCGTCGAAGGACGCCGGAAGCGTAGAGGATAGGCGTCGCCGCCTGCTCGCCGGCCACTATGCCGAGACCCTGCTGGCCCAGGCCCCCGGCTATGTCGCCTCGGTCACCGCCGGCGCCGAGGCGCTGCACGCCCTGACGCCGGAGATGTTGGGCTAG
- a CDS encoding SURF1 family protein, with translation MTAAPHRRFPIGLTVFTVIALAVLCGLGTWQVQRLHWKEALLAHIAALRTAPARPLDGPLAALASGGDADFTRVSADCPDLEQRPYLKLYAVWDGQAGSRIIAACPLKSGPYGSLLVDRGFLPQTAPALAPSAAPLSEPVTGVLRHGDKKTFVTPDNQPAQRQFYYRDVAAMAAVLGAPRPAPIFLMLEKPAPKAGLPLPAPIPPDIPNRHLEYAITWFGLAAALLGVYLASLWRRLAK, from the coding sequence ATGACCGCCGCGCCGCACCGCCGCTTTCCCATCGGCCTGACCGTCTTCACCGTGATCGCCCTGGCCGTGCTCTGCGGCCTGGGGACCTGGCAGGTGCAGCGGCTGCACTGGAAGGAGGCGCTCCTGGCCCATATTGCGGCCCTGCGCACCGCGCCGGCCCGGCCGCTGGATGGCCCGTTGGCTGCGCTGGCGAGCGGGGGCGACGCCGACTTCACCCGGGTCAGCGCCGACTGCCCGGACCTGGAGCAGCGTCCTTATCTGAAGCTCTATGCGGTCTGGGACGGCCAGGCCGGTTCGCGCATCATCGCCGCCTGCCCGCTGAAGAGCGGCCCCTATGGCAGCCTGCTGGTCGACCGCGGCTTTCTCCCCCAGACCGCACCGGCGCTGGCGCCGTCGGCCGCGCCGCTGTCGGAGCCCGTAACGGGCGTGCTGCGCCACGGCGACAAGAAGACCTTCGTCACCCCGGACAACCAGCCGGCCCAGCGCCAGTTCTACTATCGCGACGTGGCCGCCATGGCCGCGGTCCTTGGTGCGCCCCGGCCGGCGCCGATCTTCCTGATGCTGGAAAAGCCGGCGCCCAAGGCGGGCCTGCCGCTGCCGGCGCCGATCCCGCCCGACATTCCCAATCGACATTTGGAATACGCCATCACCTGGTTCGGGCTTGCGGCGGCGCTGCTCGGCGTTTACCTCGCCAGCCTCTGGCGACGATTGGCGAAGTAG
- a CDS encoding M16 family metallopeptidase: MSAASPESEGLPRIHRLANGVRVVCDPMPGLQTLALSVVVGRGARSETEAQNGWAHLLEHMVFKGAGQRSARSIVEEIEAEGGQINAATGHERTSFQVRALKGGLPLAMDVISDLVHRPVIDAGDLEREKQVVSQEIAEAADTPDDHVFELAQAQAFSGHALGRPILGLDATVGAASRDALAAFHAGLYGPDAIVVSAAGAVEEAELLDLVDRHFAADARAEPPAASGPARFVGGAAPVTRALEQSHLVLLLPAPGLTDPDYFALRLFAEILGGGMSSRLFQAVREERGLAYAIDAYADTHSDTGVLGIYVGAAAKDAAEAAKICAAEIGGLIGRVEPAELARAKAQLKAATFMARESALARAEQAAGQVLTFGRLFSVEETAQAIDAVEAADLARLGERLLGPRACAGAVLGPRPAMKAARAFEVELFG; encoded by the coding sequence ATGTCCGCAGCTTCGCCGGAGTCTGAGGGCCTGCCTCGCATCCATCGCCTGGCCAATGGGGTCCGGGTGGTGTGCGATCCCATGCCGGGGCTGCAGACCCTGGCCCTGTCGGTGGTGGTCGGCCGCGGCGCGCGTTCTGAGACCGAGGCGCAGAACGGCTGGGCTCACCTTCTGGAGCACATGGTGTTCAAGGGCGCGGGCCAGCGCTCGGCCCGCAGCATCGTCGAGGAGATCGAGGCCGAGGGCGGCCAGATCAACGCCGCCACCGGCCATGAGCGCACCAGCTTTCAGGTGAGGGCGTTGAAGGGCGGCCTGCCCCTGGCCATGGATGTGATCTCGGACCTGGTGCATCGGCCGGTGATCGACGCCGGCGACCTGGAGCGCGAGAAGCAGGTGGTCTCGCAGGAGATCGCCGAGGCCGCCGACACCCCCGATGATCATGTGTTCGAACTGGCTCAGGCCCAGGCTTTCTCCGGCCACGCCCTGGGGCGGCCAATCCTGGGGCTGGACGCCACGGTGGGCGCGGCGAGCCGGGACGCCCTGGCCGCCTTCCACGCCGGCCTCTACGGCCCAGACGCCATCGTGGTCAGCGCCGCCGGCGCGGTCGAGGAGGCGGAGCTGCTGGACCTGGTCGACCGCCACTTCGCCGCGGACGCCCGGGCCGAACCGCCGGCGGCCAGCGGCCCGGCGCGCTTCGTCGGCGGCGCCGCGCCGGTGACCCGGGCGCTGGAGCAGTCGCACCTGGTGCTGCTCTTGCCGGCGCCCGGCCTGACCGATCCCGACTATTTCGCCCTGCGCCTGTTCGCCGAGATCCTGGGCGGTGGCATGTCCTCACGCCTGTTCCAGGCGGTGCGCGAAGAGCGGGGGCTGGCCTACGCCATCGACGCCTATGCCGACACCCATTCCGACACCGGGGTCCTCGGCATCTATGTCGGGGCGGCGGCCAAGGATGCGGCCGAGGCGGCCAAGATCTGCGCCGCCGAGATCGGCGGCCTGATCGGTCGCGTGGAGCCGGCCGAGCTGGCCAGGGCCAAGGCGCAGCTGAAGGCCGCAACCTTCATGGCCCGCGAATCCGCGCTGGCTCGCGCCGAGCAGGCCGCCGGCCAGGTCCTGACCTTCGGCCGCCTGTTCAGCGTGGAGGAGACCGCCCAGGCGATCGACGCGGTCGAGGCCGCCGACCTTGCACGGCTTGGAGAGCGGCTCCTGGGGCCGAGGGCCTGCGCCGGCGCGGTCCTGGGACCCCGGCCAGCGATGAAGGCCGCACGCGCTTTCGAGGTGGAACTGTTCGGCTAG
- a CDS encoding YqgE/AlgH family protein has protein sequence MTPSDPSPPVRDPEFLTGQALIAMPGIGDPRFERAVILICAHDSGHAMGLVVNRPIDGLTSPDLLERLGVTGSAEAPDEPVLIGGPVERERGFVLHTDDYLNQDTSARVGEGIALTATRDVLEAMADPARRPRKAVLALGYSGWGAGQLEQEIRDNVWLTCEPDEALVFSHDHDHKWSQALARLGISAEQLSGQAGRA, from the coding sequence ATGACGCCCAGCGATCCCTCCCCGCCTGTGCGCGACCCTGAGTTCCTGACCGGCCAGGCCCTGATCGCCATGCCGGGCATCGGCGACCCTCGTTTCGAGCGGGCGGTGATCCTGATCTGCGCCCACGACAGCGGCCACGCCATGGGGCTGGTGGTCAACCGCCCGATCGATGGCCTGACCTCGCCGGACCTTCTGGAGCGCCTGGGCGTCACGGGCTCGGCCGAGGCGCCGGATGAGCCGGTTCTGATCGGCGGGCCGGTGGAGCGCGAGCGCGGCTTCGTCCTGCACACCGACGACTATCTGAACCAGGACACCAGCGCCCGGGTCGGCGAGGGTATCGCCCTGACCGCCACCCGCGACGTGCTCGAGGCCATGGCCGACCCCGCCCGCCGGCCGCGCAAGGCGGTGCTGGCGCTCGGCTATTCCGGCTGGGGCGCCGGCCAGCTGGAGCAGGAGATCCGCGACAATGTCTGGCTGACCTGCGAGCCGGACGAGGCCCTGGTGTTCAGCCACGACCACGACCACAAATGGTCCCAGGCCCTGGCGCGGCTGGGGATCAGCGCTGAGCAGCTGTCCGGGCAGGCCGGGCGGGCCTAA
- a CDS encoding putative bifunctional diguanylate cyclase/phosphodiesterase has protein sequence MALGSKDRFVWDTTVTLEALGAAQVVLWAWDPEADKLRFTGAARALGLSPLAPECAGAAAFALCLPQDRNLMERVLTVRPPGSEISARIRMRGGETCIWRGEWLEEGGARASGVIVPEAKFAASEKDVLTGLLDRRSFIAQARALLRQPETYTLVVADLDRLRRLNEALGHERADLVLAALGSRLAATFPPGAIMARVGEDEFAALVPAGVRDPADAMRRSLEQPLRIAGFDIVPTLSIGAVAAEGGADAPEAAELLRRAELAVESAKNAGRGGAAAYGRSLESDSLSRLAMESDLRGAIGRGEIVPYFQPVVRLSTGAISGFEALARWRHPRRGLIPPDQFLPLCDEMGLLVELGAHMMRASALQLAEWRRCHQAAGEITVSVNLSVGEINRPNLVRDVSELLAETGLPPKALKLEVTESDIMRDPDGAAIILRQLRDAGAGIALDDFGTGFSSLSYLTRLPFDTLKIDRYFVRTMGSNEGSAKIVRSVVNLGRDLALEVVAEGVENAVMARCLLDLGCDYGQGFGYAPALSAQEAEVYLNESYADGAAPVRLRGSAG, from the coding sequence ATGGCATTAGGGTCGAAAGACCGATTTGTCTGGGACACCACGGTGACCCTGGAGGCGCTGGGCGCCGCCCAGGTGGTGCTGTGGGCCTGGGACCCGGAGGCCGACAAGCTCCGGTTTACGGGCGCGGCGCGCGCCCTGGGCCTGTCCCCCTTGGCGCCCGAGTGCGCCGGCGCGGCGGCCTTCGCGCTCTGCCTTCCCCAGGATCGCAATCTGATGGAGCGGGTGCTGACCGTACGCCCGCCCGGCAGCGAGATCAGCGCGCGCATCCGCATGCGCGGCGGCGAGACCTGCATCTGGCGCGGTGAGTGGCTGGAAGAGGGCGGCGCACGCGCCTCGGGCGTGATCGTGCCGGAGGCCAAGTTCGCCGCCAGCGAAAAGGACGTACTGACCGGTCTTCTCGACCGCCGCAGCTTCATCGCCCAGGCCAGGGCCCTGCTGCGCCAGCCAGAGACCTACACCCTGGTGGTGGCCGACCTCGATCGCCTGCGCCGGCTGAACGAGGCCCTGGGCCACGAGCGGGCCGACCTAGTGCTGGCGGCCCTGGGCTCGCGCCTGGCCGCGACCTTCCCGCCGGGCGCGATCATGGCCCGGGTGGGTGAGGACGAGTTCGCCGCCCTGGTGCCCGCCGGGGTTCGCGATCCCGCCGACGCCATGCGGCGCTCGCTGGAGCAACCCTTGCGCATCGCCGGCTTCGATATCGTGCCGACACTGTCGATCGGCGCCGTCGCCGCCGAGGGCGGGGCCGACGCGCCCGAAGCCGCCGAGCTTTTGCGCCGGGCCGAACTGGCCGTGGAGAGCGCGAAAAACGCGGGCCGCGGCGGCGCTGCGGCTTACGGCCGCTCGCTGGAGAGCGACAGCCTTTCGCGCCTGGCCATGGAATCCGACCTGCGCGGCGCCATCGGCCGCGGCGAGATCGTGCCCTATTTCCAGCCGGTTGTGCGCCTGTCCACCGGCGCCATCTCCGGCTTCGAGGCCCTGGCCCGCTGGCGCCATCCGCGCCGCGGCCTGATCCCGCCGGACCAGTTCCTGCCCCTGTGCGACGAGATGGGCCTCCTGGTCGAGCTGGGCGCCCACATGATGCGGGCCTCGGCCCTGCAGCTGGCCGAATGGCGGCGCTGTCACCAGGCCGCCGGCGAGATCACCGTCAGCGTCAACCTCTCGGTCGGCGAGATCAATCGCCCGAACCTTGTGCGCGACGTCAGCGAGCTTCTGGCCGAGACCGGCCTGCCGCCCAAGGCGCTGAAGCTGGAAGTGACCGAAAGCGATATCATGCGCGATCCCGACGGGGCCGCGATCATCCTGCGCCAGCTGCGCGACGCGGGCGCCGGCATCGCCCTGGACGACTTCGGCACCGGCTTCTCCTCGCTGTCATACCTGACCCGCCTGCCGTTCGACACGCTGAAGATCGACCGCTACTTCGTGCGGACCATGGGCTCCAACGAGGGCTCGGCCAAGATCGTGCGCTCGGTGGTCAATCTGGGCCGCGACCTTGCGCTTGAGGTGGTGGCCGAGGGGGTTGAGAACGCGGTCATGGCCCGCTGCCTCTTGGATCTCGGCTGCGACTATGGCCAGGGCTTCGGCTACGCCCCGGCCCTGTCGGCCCAGGAGGCCGAGGTCTATCTCAACGAAAGCTACGCCGACGGCGCCGCGCCCGTGCGGCTGCGGGGGTCTGCGGGTTAG
- a CDS encoding GNAT family N-acetyltransferase, with translation MALLDWMAPEAGLRLEAEGVMLRPPRSSDFAAWSDLRRRSRNFLQPWEPTWPADDLSRGAYRRRLLAYQRDMDLGQGYSFLVFRAEDETLVGGITLSNIRRGVAQMGTVGYWIGEPFARKGFTLGAVRAVTAFSFGRLGLHRLEAACVPENDPSRRLLLRAGFELEGRASAYLKINGTWRDHLLFGLVVPSARDVETIRA, from the coding sequence ATGGCGCTCTTGGACTGGATGGCTCCTGAGGCTGGCCTTCGCCTTGAGGCGGAGGGGGTGATGTTGCGGCCGCCGCGGTCCAGCGACTTCGCCGCCTGGTCGGACCTGCGCCGCCGCTCGCGCAACTTCCTGCAGCCCTGGGAGCCGACCTGGCCGGCGGACGATCTGTCGCGGGGCGCCTATCGCCGGCGGCTGCTGGCCTACCAGCGGGACATGGACCTGGGCCAGGGCTATTCCTTCCTGGTGTTCCGCGCCGAGGACGAGACCCTGGTCGGGGGCATCACCCTGTCCAATATCCGCCGTGGCGTGGCCCAGATGGGCACCGTCGGTTACTGGATCGGCGAGCCGTTTGCCCGCAAGGGTTTCACTTTGGGCGCAGTCCGGGCGGTGACCGCCTTTTCCTTCGGCCGCCTGGGCCTGCATCGCCTGGAAGCCGCCTGCGTGCCGGAGAACGACCCGTCGCGCCGCCTGTTGCTGCGGGCCGGATTCGAGCTGGAGGGCCGGGCCAGCGCCTATCTCAAGATCAACGGGACCTGGCGCGACCACCTGCTGTTCGGCCTGGTGGTTCCAAGCGCGCGGGACGTCGAGACAATCCGCGCCTAG
- the thrC gene encoding threonine synthase, translating into MQYVSTRGESPPIGFLDAVLAGLAPDGGLYSPAAWPEFSKDEIAAFAGKPYAEVAAAVLAKFAGEAIPADEIRRMTADAYAGFDHAAVTPLKQLDSNLWLLELFHGPTLAFKDVAMQLLARLYEHALAAKGRTLTIVCATSGDTGGAAVEALRGRGNLRVVVLFPDGRISEVQRRFMTCAPDDNVRCLAVDGTFDDCQSIVKSLFQAQGFREAVDLSGVNSINWARIAAQVVYYFTAAVALGAPERSISFAVPTGNFGDAFAGYVASRMGLPIERIILATNGNDILARAVNDGRYAKGAVLATQSPAMDIQIASNFERLYFEAVDRQGLETARAMRAFAEAGAIDIPPKALGVIRDLFAGVGIGEAETSRTILSTLNETGEMIDPHTAVGVAAAKRIGAKSPATPLVVLSTAHPAKFPDAVEAACGRGPAMPGAARALAGKPERLDKIAADVEAVKAYVRSFAGV; encoded by the coding sequence ATGCAATACGTCTCGACCCGCGGCGAAAGCCCCCCGATCGGCTTCCTGGATGCGGTCCTGGCCGGCCTCGCGCCCGATGGCGGCCTCTATTCCCCCGCCGCCTGGCCCGAGTTCAGCAAGGACGAGATCGCCGCCTTCGCCGGCAAACCCTATGCCGAGGTCGCGGCCGCGGTGCTGGCCAAGTTCGCGGGCGAGGCTATCCCCGCCGACGAGATCCGGCGCATGACCGCCGACGCCTATGCCGGCTTCGACCACGCCGCGGTGACGCCGCTGAAGCAGCTGGATAGCAATCTGTGGCTGCTCGAGCTGTTCCATGGGCCGACGCTGGCGTTCAAGGACGTGGCCATGCAGCTGCTGGCGCGCCTCTACGAGCACGCCCTGGCGGCCAAGGGGCGGACCCTGACCATCGTCTGCGCCACCTCGGGCGACACCGGCGGCGCGGCCGTCGAGGCCCTGCGTGGGCGCGGCAATTTGCGGGTGGTGGTGCTGTTCCCCGACGGCCGCATCAGCGAGGTGCAGCGCCGCTTCATGACCTGCGCCCCGGACGACAACGTCCGGTGCCTGGCGGTCGACGGGACCTTCGACGACTGCCAGTCGATCGTCAAAAGCCTGTTCCAGGCCCAGGGCTTCCGCGAGGCGGTGGACCTGTCGGGGGTCAATTCGATCAACTGGGCGCGGATCGCGGCCCAGGTGGTCTACTACTTCACCGCCGCCGTCGCTCTGGGGGCGCCTGAGCGGTCGATCAGCTTCGCGGTGCCCACGGGCAATTTCGGCGACGCCTTCGCCGGCTATGTCGCCAGCCGCATGGGCCTGCCGATCGAGCGCATCATCCTGGCCACCAACGGCAACGACATCCTGGCCCGCGCGGTCAACGACGGCCGCTACGCCAAGGGCGCGGTGCTGGCGACCCAGAGCCCGGCCATGGACATCCAGATCGCCTCGAACTTCGAGCGGCTCTATTTCGAGGCCGTCGACCGCCAGGGGCTGGAGACCGCCCGGGCCATGCGCGCCTTCGCCGAGGCCGGGGCTATCGACATCCCGCCTAAGGCGCTCGGCGTCATCCGCGACCTGTTCGCGGGCGTCGGGATCGGCGAGGCGGAGACCAGCCGCACCATTCTCTCGACCCTCAACGAGACCGGCGAGATGATCGACCCGCACACCGCCGTCGGCGTGGCCGCGGCCAAACGGATCGGGGCCAAGTCGCCGGCGACGCCGCTGGTGGTGCTGTCGACCGCCCATCCTGCCAAGTTCCCAGACGCCGTCGAGGCCGCCTGCGGCCGCGGCCCGGCCATGCCGGGCGCCGCCCGCGCCCTGGCCGGCAAGCCCGAACGCCTCGACAAGATCGCCGCCGATGTGGAGGCGGTGAAGGCCTATGTCCGCAGCTTCGCCGGAGTCTGA
- a CDS encoding cytochrome c oxidase subunit 3, with product MASGAVKHDYHLVNPSPWPLIGSIAAFVMAVGGVIWMKGILGFEKHTLVVFLAGLAGVLFTMGGWWRDVTIEANSGDHTPVVGIGLRYGMVMFIASEVMFFVAWFWIFFEMSLFHGHRVLTPDANATVGVAQAWATWPPKGVELVPAFELPLVNTLTLLLSGTTVTWAHHALQVGDRKSATLGLFLTICLGVLFTSIQAFEYHHILADHLFFSEEASNSGLFGNAFFMATGFHGFHVLIGTIFLTVCLFRLIGGGFTPQKHFGFEAAAWYWHFVDVVWLFLFSFVYVILPGLK from the coding sequence ATGGCATCCGGCGCCGTCAAGCACGACTACCACCTGGTCAACCCCAGCCCCTGGCCGCTGATCGGCTCGATCGCCGCCTTCGTCATGGCCGTCGGCGGCGTGATCTGGATGAAGGGCATCCTGGGCTTCGAGAAGCACACCCTGGTGGTGTTCCTGGCGGGCCTGGCGGGCGTACTGTTCACCATGGGCGGCTGGTGGCGCGACGTGACCATCGAGGCCAACAGCGGCGACCATACGCCGGTGGTCGGCATCGGCCTGCGCTACGGCATGGTGATGTTCATCGCGTCGGAAGTCATGTTCTTCGTCGCCTGGTTCTGGATCTTCTTCGAGATGTCGCTGTTCCACGGCCACCGGGTGCTGACCCCGGACGCCAACGCGACGGTCGGCGTGGCCCAGGCCTGGGCGACCTGGCCGCCCAAGGGCGTCGAGCTGGTCCCGGCCTTCGAACTGCCGCTGGTCAACACCCTGACCCTGTTGCTCTCCGGCACCACCGTCACCTGGGCGCACCACGCGCTGCAGGTCGGCGATCGCAAGAGCGCCACGCTCGGCCTGTTCCTGACCATCTGCCTGGGCGTGCTGTTCACCTCGATCCAGGCGTTCGAGTATCACCACATCCTGGCCGACCACCTGTTCTTCTCGGAAGAAGCTTCCAACTCGGGCCTGTTCGGCAACGCCTTCTTCATGGCTACCGGCTTCCACGGCTTCCACGTGCTGATCGGCACCATCTTCCTGACCGTGTGCCTGTTCCGGCTGATTGGCGGCGGCTTCACCCCGCAGAAGCATTTCGGCTTCGAGGCGGCGGCCTGGTATTGGCACTTCGTCGACGTGGTCTGGCTGTTCCTGTTCTCCTTCGTCTACGTCATCCTGCCGGGCCTGAAATAG
- a CDS encoding DUF983 domain-containing protein has product MAGVNPILAGLACRCPACGEGDLFEGYLKVGARCEACGLDLRAADSGDGPAVFIILIVGMLACFAALVTEFTVHPPVWVHLVLWLPLSALLTLFLLRPFKGVMIALQFHNKASQAWNDQA; this is encoded by the coding sequence ATGGCGGGCGTGAACCCGATCCTCGCGGGTCTCGCCTGCCGCTGCCCAGCCTGTGGCGAGGGCGACCTGTTCGAAGGCTATCTGAAAGTCGGCGCGCGGTGCGAGGCCTGTGGGCTGGACCTGCGCGCCGCCGATTCCGGGGATGGCCCGGCGGTCTTCATCATCCTGATCGTGGGCATGTTGGCCTGTTTCGCCGCCCTGGTCACCGAGTTCACCGTCCATCCGCCGGTGTGGGTGCACCTCGTCCTGTGGCTGCCGCTGTCGGCGCTGCTGACCCTTTTCCTGCTGCGCCCGTTCAAGGGCGTGATGATCGCCCTGCAGTTTCACAACAAGGCATCGCAGGCGTGGAACGACCAGGCCTGA